One Epinephelus lanceolatus isolate andai-2023 chromosome 10, ASM4190304v1, whole genome shotgun sequence genomic region harbors:
- the LOC144464391 gene encoding uncharacterized protein LOC144464391, translated as MNHGEASVHPSAAPSRACPTPSNQEDQLSSLGYADPGVKTEGGGGGGGGGGGGGQGGGGAVTDDQGLRVSSSGISSDSSPHNGVLPQTVDPPSLPTPHQHPSQNGELRGNQTSSPMTTSQATGTTATTATTGIAEEGGVGQTQH; from the exons ATGAATCATG GGGAGGCGTCAGTCCATCCTAGTGCAGCCCCGTCTCGCGCCTGTCCCACCCCGAGTAACCAG GAGGACCAGCTTTCCTCCCTGGGTTATGCAGACCCCGGTGTGAAAACTGAAGGTGGAGGGGGAGGTggtggaggcggaggaggaggaggacaaggaggaggaggagcggtAACCGACGATCAAGGCCTCAGAGTTTCTTCCTCGGGCATTTCCTCTGACAGCTCGCCCCACAATGGAGTCCTCCCCCAAACTGTAGACCCTCCCTCTCTACCCACTCCTCATCAACATCCTAGTCAGAATGGAGAGCTCCGTGGCAACCAAACATCCTCCCCCATGACAACCTCACAGGCAACCGGAACCACGGCAACAACAGCAACTACAGGCATAGCAGAAGAAGGGGGAGTAggtcaaacacaacactga